One window of Phycisphaeraceae bacterium genomic DNA carries:
- a CDS encoding aspartate carbamoyltransferase, protein MSPRPRAPSPSPSSDAPETDAPTSPALGAEVASRTDAPTDHPTGATKPGPRHAGTTVAAPEQVRTMARPTRDLLALRGMGTAELKELLSRSRAMIPAAMGRTDLSHILKGRAVGLLFFEDSTRTRLSFTMAAQRLGATTLDLASGGSSVSKGETLIDTALNVEAIGAAALVVRAKQSGAAHQIAQPAKIPVLNGGDGKHEHPTQALLDALTIAESLGRSAAFDLTGLSIAIVGDVISSRVARSNIAALSALGAQVIVVGPPTLAPKSMSTLGCKVEHDIDNVLPTVDAVMMLRVQFERHGGEGASGGSGGAAGHGASAAPVKPSSIVSVRAYRDGYALTSARAAMLKPHAVVLHPGPINRGIEMDQDVADGPRSAVLRQVTHGVAVRMASLCWCLGIPA, encoded by the coding sequence GTGAGCCCACGACCAAGAGCGCCCTCCCCATCGCCATCGAGCGACGCACCCGAGACGGACGCACCGACGAGCCCCGCTCTCGGAGCAGAGGTCGCCTCTCGAACCGATGCGCCGACCGATCATCCCACTGGCGCGACAAAGCCCGGCCCGCGCCACGCGGGAACGACCGTTGCCGCGCCGGAGCAGGTGCGGACGATGGCCCGTCCGACGCGCGACCTCCTCGCCCTCCGCGGCATGGGCACCGCCGAACTCAAAGAGCTCCTCTCCCGCTCCCGCGCCATGATCCCCGCCGCGATGGGACGCACGGACCTTTCCCACATCCTCAAAGGACGCGCCGTCGGCCTCCTCTTCTTCGAAGACTCCACACGCACACGCCTCTCCTTCACCATGGCCGCCCAACGCCTCGGCGCGACCACCCTCGACCTGGCCTCCGGTGGCTCATCGGTCAGCAAGGGCGAAACCCTCATCGACACCGCCCTCAACGTCGAGGCCATCGGCGCCGCCGCCCTCGTCGTCCGCGCCAAGCAATCCGGCGCGGCCCACCAGATCGCCCAGCCCGCCAAGATCCCCGTCCTCAACGGTGGCGACGGCAAGCACGAACACCCGACCCAGGCCCTGCTCGATGCGCTCACCATCGCCGAATCACTCGGGCGCAGCGCGGCGTTCGACCTGACCGGGCTCTCGATCGCGATCGTCGGCGATGTCATCTCCTCGCGCGTCGCGCGGTCCAACATCGCCGCGCTCAGCGCGCTCGGGGCCCAGGTCATCGTGGTCGGCCCGCCCACGCTCGCGCCCAAGTCGATGTCCACGCTCGGCTGCAAGGTAGAGCACGACATCGACAACGTGCTGCCGACCGTTGATGCCGTGATGATGCTCCGCGTGCAGTTTGAGCGCCACGGCGGCGAGGGTGCGAGTGGCGGAAGCGGCGGCGCGGCCGGTCATGGTGCGAGTGCCGCGCCGGTCAAGCCATCGAGCATTGTGTCGGTGCGTGCCTATCGCGACGGGTACGCGCTCACGAGCGCTCGAGCCGCCATGCTGAAGCCCCACGCCGTCGTGCTCCACCCCGGCCCGATCAACCGCGGCATCGAGATGGATCAGGATGTCGCCGACGGCCCGCGCTCGGCCGTCCTCCGCCAGGTCACCCACGGCGTCGCCGTCCGCATGGCCTCGCTGTGTTGGTGCCTGGGGATACCGGCGTGA
- a CDS encoding UbiX family flavin prenyltransferase — protein sequence MQSCRKFVLGISGASGAAYALRLLEVLLEQGHEVHLVVSEYGQRLLFDEADIRKLELGQLCPGLASRPEGPAAEARLIIHPNKDVGAVIASGSFLHDGMVVLPCSSTSLGAMATGAGSNLLTRAAMVTLKERRPLIVCHRETPLNLIDIENMRTLTLAGAIVCPTNPGFYLNPRSIEEIVDFMVGKVLDLLKVEHDLKTRWGVDGKEPVVRTNPA from the coding sequence GTGCAATCCTGCCGCAAGTTCGTGCTTGGAATCTCGGGTGCTTCCGGTGCGGCGTACGCGCTGCGCCTGCTGGAGGTGCTGCTGGAGCAGGGGCACGAGGTTCATCTTGTCGTGAGCGAGTATGGCCAGCGGCTGTTGTTTGACGAGGCGGATATCCGGAAGCTCGAACTGGGGCAGTTGTGCCCTGGGCTGGCCTCACGACCTGAGGGGCCAGCAGCCGAAGCGCGGCTGATCATCCATCCGAACAAGGATGTGGGCGCGGTGATCGCGTCGGGTTCGTTCCTGCACGACGGGATGGTGGTGCTGCCTTGCTCATCGACATCGCTGGGAGCGATGGCGACGGGCGCGGGGAGCAACCTCTTGACGCGCGCCGCGATGGTGACGCTGAAGGAGCGGCGGCCACTGATCGTCTGCCATCGCGAGACACCCTTGAACCTGATCGATATCGAGAACATGCGGACGCTGACGCTTGCGGGCGCGATCGTGTGCCCGACGAACCCGGGGTTTTATCTCAACCCGCGTTCGATCGAAGAGATCGTCGACTTCATGGTGGGGAAGGTGCTGGACCTCTTGAAGGTGGAGCACGACCTGAAGACGAGGTGGGGGGTGGATGGGAAGGAGCCGGTGGTGAGGACGAATCCGGCCTGA
- a CDS encoding SDR family oxidoreductase — protein sequence MHGVQRAGRLAGKVALVTGAARGIGLGIARAFVAEGAAVVLTDIRDDLGQRERESLAGTLPNASGSRVVYRHLDVREEPDWIAATDWTIATLGSLDVLVNNAGITGFGAGDLEGLAHHAGAHDPEHASLDTWRAIHATNLEGVFLGCKHAIRVMRAATGRGGERYGSIVNIGSRSGVVGISGAAAYASSKGAVRNHTKSVALYCAEQGLRIRCNVVQPAAILTPMWEPLLSPGGEATTAEERAQAMQSFVGDTPLRRFGTVGEVAALVVHLASDESGYTTGAEFTIDGGILAGSAASPKS from the coding sequence ATGCACGGAGTTCAACGAGCGGGGCGGTTGGCGGGCAAGGTCGCCCTGGTCACGGGCGCCGCCCGCGGGATCGGGCTGGGAATCGCGCGAGCGTTCGTCGCCGAGGGCGCCGCCGTCGTGCTGACCGACATACGCGACGATCTCGGACAGCGCGAGCGCGAATCTCTCGCGGGCACGCTCCCGAACGCGAGCGGATCTCGGGTTGTCTACCGGCATCTGGACGTGCGCGAGGAGCCCGACTGGATCGCCGCGACAGACTGGACGATCGCGACACTCGGTTCGCTCGACGTGCTCGTCAACAACGCGGGCATCACCGGCTTCGGCGCGGGCGATCTCGAAGGACTCGCACACCACGCGGGCGCCCACGATCCAGAGCACGCCTCGCTCGACACTTGGCGCGCCATCCACGCCACCAACCTCGAAGGCGTCTTCCTCGGCTGCAAGCACGCGATTCGCGTGATGCGCGCCGCAACAGGGCGCGGCGGCGAGCGATATGGCTCGATCGTCAACATCGGATCACGCTCGGGCGTGGTCGGGATCTCCGGTGCCGCGGCGTACGCATCAAGCAAGGGCGCGGTCCGCAATCACACTAAGTCCGTCGCGCTGTACTGCGCCGAGCAGGGTCTTCGGATCCGCTGCAACGTCGTGCAGCCCGCCGCGATCCTGACGCCGATGTGGGAGCCGCTCCTCTCGCCCGGGGGCGAGGCGACCACAGCCGAGGAGCGGGCCCAAGCGATGCAGTCGTTCGTGGGCGACACGCCCCTGCGCCGGTTCGGCACTGTCGGCGAGGTCGCGGCACTCGTCGTGCACCTGGCCTCAGACGAATCGGGGTACACGACGGGCGCGGAGTTCACGATCGACGGGGGGATCCTCGCGGGCAGCGCGGCGTCGCCGAAGTCGTGA
- the nrtS gene encoding nitrate/nitrite transporter NrtS, translated as MGNGETPTWLSIATRRDVVRRATTYMLVVGTILISINHVPALIKGDVTGFRIFQILLTYCVPYAVTTFASTQAIRAEQRKPSK; from the coding sequence GTGGGCAACGGCGAAACACCAACATGGCTCTCGATCGCGACGCGGCGCGATGTCGTCCGGCGCGCGACCACCTACATGCTCGTCGTCGGGACCATCCTCATCTCGATCAACCACGTCCCCGCGCTCATCAAGGGGGATGTCACCGGCTTCCGGATCTTCCAGATCCTGCTCACATACTGCGTCCCCTACGCCGTCACGACATTCGCAAGCACGCAGGCGATCAGGGCCGAGCAGCGCAAACCGAGCAAGTGA
- a CDS encoding cupin domain-containing protein — protein MTEAIMAGHELKCVDLDAAFATFSEHWSPRVVAELNGQHVKLVKFKGEFVWHHHEHEDEMFLVHRGRFVMEFRDRRVEVGEGQFVVVPRGVDHRPVAADEVEVILFEPATTLNTGNVENERTVRELKRV, from the coding sequence GTGACGGAGGCGATCATGGCCGGGCACGAGTTGAAGTGTGTGGATCTTGATGCGGCGTTCGCAACATTCAGCGAGCACTGGTCGCCGCGCGTGGTGGCGGAGCTCAACGGGCAGCACGTGAAGCTCGTGAAGTTCAAGGGTGAGTTTGTGTGGCATCACCACGAGCACGAGGACGAGATGTTCCTGGTGCATCGGGGAAGGTTTGTGATGGAGTTTCGGGATCGGCGCGTGGAGGTGGGAGAAGGGCAGTTTGTGGTTGTGCCGCGGGGCGTGGATCATCGGCCGGTCGCGGCGGACGAGGTGGAGGTGATCCTGTTCGAGCCGGCGACGACGCTGAACACGGGGAACGTGGAGAACGAGCGGACGGTGCGGGAGTTGAAGAGGGTGTGA
- the dnaE gene encoding DNA polymerase III subunit alpha: MAEAKGKEAGGVSAGMEIQREKQFVHLHLHTEYSLLDGGNRVDKLIARVKELGMPAVAVTDHGNMFGAVSFYSQAKAAGIKPILGVEAYVTPPDKPRTDRTYTGGGEGGFHLVLLAMNNEGWNNLLVLCSEAFLTGFYYKPRIDRELLEKHAAGLIAINGHLGSEIGDHLLDYERGRDRKHLEAARESAAWHKRVFAQGDAPIPRFYIELQHHISEQNSINPHLVALAREFDLPLVCDNDSHFLKAEDHDAHDTLICISTGKLKSEPNRMHYPAELYVKSPSEMRELFEGEYHDIGREACDNTVRIAEACNVELPLGKNNAPMVRVRVPHLKDLPRHDDARYANDLTAWYNDYCSKFEVVPFDRTPTADELDEAKEACDRALRLLSEAGFVWRYGVKPGSQGVDDPNTARLERELKILADKNISAYFLIVWDFVSWGRQRGIPANARGSGVGTMVGFVLGLSNACPVRYGLLFERFTDPDRSEYPDIDIDLCQDGRADVINYVRAKYGHVAQIITFGTLKARAAVRDVARVMDMPLADADKLAKLIPEQLGMTLDAALEQEPDLKAWYERDDLVRRVMDNARTIEGQARHASVHAAGVIVATRPLHEIVPLYRQSGSEENEVVTQWDGPTCEKMGLLKMDFLGLRTLSVIERARKLITSTLDEPEIWRAVGREADYKASKRGPHPLDLERLAYDDQKVFQMFRRGDTSGVFQFESGGMRRLLVDMKPDRLEDLIAANALFRPGPMDLIPDYNRRKHGTEQVPEIHEIVDRFTRETYGVMVYQEQVMQIVHELGGIPLRSAYSLIKAISKKKEKEIGKNRPIFVDGAAQKGMTRQAAEELFELILKFAGYGFNKSHSTGYAIVAYQTAYLKTYFPAQYMAAFLTFESQAQKIADWTPYLDDCRKTRTIDPLTGDVIRDGLEVKPPDVNVSQSEFAVAYEDDEPRTASRGHIRFGMRAIKGAGEKAIEAIIKERDGTDEVAGSKNRRKPFRSLFDFCERVPQGAVNKATIESLIAAGAFDSVHGRVNRAAMLATIEQAVNAGQRAAADKAAGQAQLFGFGGGEAASAPETVKEPPLARVAPWTEAETLKQEKEKLGFYVSSHPLQQWSDWVNTFATAKLADLTSRRQDERVVVGAIAQSTRTLIVKSGRSAGQKMAIVTIEDLGGTAEAVVFTDAYLKYGHLLASDAPLFVLGRIDLSRGDPQIIVDRLAPIDGVPLDRGKLRVTLRESYLNGSGERAAERASIALTSRQAERGSPASVPFEVVVETSDALVTLTPKGPSIVRLDPGLVRDVTTSLGEGSVRLLGGMTIDPTEEKPRWKSRQREEAEV, translated from the coding sequence ATGGCGGAAGCGAAGGGCAAGGAGGCAGGAGGAGTGAGCGCGGGAATGGAGATCCAGCGCGAGAAACAGTTCGTCCACCTCCATCTGCACACCGAGTACTCGCTGCTCGACGGAGGCAATCGCGTCGATAAGTTGATCGCGCGCGTGAAGGAACTCGGCATGCCCGCCGTCGCCGTGACCGATCACGGCAACATGTTCGGCGCGGTCAGTTTCTACTCGCAGGCCAAGGCCGCGGGTATCAAGCCCATCCTCGGCGTCGAGGCCTACGTCACGCCCCCCGACAAGCCGCGCACCGACCGCACCTACACCGGCGGCGGCGAGGGCGGCTTCCACCTCGTGCTCCTGGCCATGAACAACGAGGGCTGGAACAACCTTCTTGTCCTCTGCAGCGAGGCCTTTCTCACCGGCTTTTATTACAAACCCCGCATCGATCGCGAGCTGCTGGAGAAGCACGCGGCGGGGCTGATCGCGATCAACGGGCACCTCGGCAGCGAGATCGGCGACCACCTGCTCGACTATGAGCGCGGGAGAGATCGGAAGCATCTGGAAGCGGCACGCGAGAGCGCGGCGTGGCACAAGCGGGTCTTTGCGCAGGGGGACGCGCCGATTCCCCGGTTTTATATCGAGTTGCAGCACCACATCTCGGAGCAGAACTCGATCAACCCGCATCTGGTGGCGCTCGCGCGTGAGTTCGACCTGCCGCTCGTGTGCGACAACGACTCTCACTTTCTGAAGGCCGAGGATCACGACGCGCACGATACGCTGATCTGCATCTCGACGGGCAAGCTCAAGAGCGAACCGAACCGGATGCACTACCCGGCGGAGTTGTACGTCAAGAGCCCGTCCGAGATGCGTGAGTTGTTCGAGGGCGAGTACCACGACATCGGGCGCGAGGCGTGCGACAACACCGTGAGGATCGCGGAGGCGTGCAACGTCGAGCTGCCCCTCGGGAAGAACAACGCGCCGATGGTCCGGGTCCGCGTGCCCCACCTGAAGGATCTGCCCCGCCACGACGACGCGAGGTACGCCAACGACCTGACCGCCTGGTACAACGACTACTGCTCGAAGTTCGAGGTTGTCCCTTTCGATCGCACGCCGACCGCCGACGAACTCGACGAGGCGAAGGAGGCGTGTGATCGGGCCCTGCGCCTGCTCTCAGAGGCCGGGTTCGTCTGGCGTTACGGCGTGAAGCCGGGGAGCCAGGGCGTTGACGATCCGAACACCGCGCGCCTCGAGCGAGAACTCAAGATTCTCGCGGACAAGAACATCTCCGCGTACTTCCTCATCGTGTGGGACTTTGTTTCATGGGGCCGCCAGCGCGGCATCCCCGCCAACGCCCGTGGCTCGGGTGTCGGCACCATGGTCGGCTTCGTGCTCGGCCTCTCCAACGCCTGCCCCGTCCGCTACGGCCTGCTCTTCGAACGCTTCACCGACCCCGATCGCAGCGAATACCCCGACATCGATATCGACCTCTGCCAGGACGGCCGCGCCGACGTCATCAACTACGTCCGCGCCAAGTACGGCCACGTCGCGCAGATCATCACGTTCGGAACGCTCAAGGCCCGTGCGGCGGTGCGCGACGTCGCCCGCGTGATGGACATGCCGCTCGCCGATGCGGACAAGCTCGCCAAACTGATCCCCGAGCAGCTCGGCATGACGCTCGATGCCGCGCTCGAGCAGGAGCCGGACCTCAAGGCGTGGTACGAGCGTGACGATCTGGTGCGCCGCGTGATGGACAATGCGCGGACGATCGAGGGGCAGGCGAGGCACGCGAGCGTGCATGCCGCGGGCGTGATCGTCGCGACAAGGCCGCTGCACGAGATCGTGCCCTTGTATCGCCAGTCCGGCTCGGAGGAGAACGAGGTCGTCACGCAGTGGGACGGCCCCACCTGCGAGAAGATGGGCCTGTTGAAGATGGACTTCCTCGGGCTGCGCACGCTGAGCGTGATCGAACGCGCCCGCAAGCTCATCACATCGACGCTCGACGAGCCGGAGATCTGGCGGGCCGTCGGACGCGAGGCCGACTACAAGGCGTCCAAGCGAGGCCCGCATCCTCTCGACCTCGAGCGGCTTGCCTACGACGACCAGAAGGTCTTCCAGATGTTCCGCCGGGGCGACACATCCGGCGTCTTCCAGTTTGAATCGGGGGGCATGCGTCGGCTGCTCGTTGACATGAAGCCCGACCGGCTCGAGGACCTGATCGCGGCGAACGCGCTCTTCCGCCCCGGTCCCATGGATCTCATCCCCGACTACAACCGGCGTAAGCACGGTACGGAGCAGGTGCCCGAGATCCACGAGATCGTCGATCGCTTCACGCGCGAGACCTACGGCGTCATGGTCTATCAGGAACAGGTCATGCAGATCGTGCATGAACTGGGCGGCATCCCGCTGCGGTCCGCGTACTCTCTCATCAAGGCCATCAGCAAGAAGAAAGAGAAGGAGATCGGTAAGAATCGCCCGATTTTCGTCGATGGCGCGGCACAGAAGGGCATGACCAGGCAAGCCGCGGAAGAGCTCTTCGAGTTGATCCTGAAGTTCGCGGGCTACGGCTTCAACAAGAGCCACTCCACCGGCTACGCCATCGTCGCGTACCAGACCGCGTATCTCAAGACCTACTTCCCCGCGCAGTACATGGCCGCGTTCCTGACGTTTGAGAGCCAAGCGCAGAAGATCGCTGATTGGACGCCCTACCTCGACGACTGCCGCAAGACCCGCACCATCGACCCGCTCACCGGCGATGTCATCCGCGACGGGCTGGAAGTGAAGCCCCCGGACGTGAACGTCTCTCAGTCGGAGTTCGCGGTTGCGTACGAGGATGATGAGCCCCGCACTGCTTCGCGTGGTCACATCCGCTTCGGCATGCGGGCGATCAAGGGCGCGGGTGAGAAGGCGATCGAGGCGATCATCAAGGAGCGCGACGGCACTGACGAAGTCGCCGGGTCCAAGAATCGCCGGAAGCCCTTCCGCTCTCTCTTTGATTTCTGTGAGCGCGTGCCGCAGGGCGCGGTGAACAAGGCGACAATCGAGTCGCTGATCGCGGCGGGCGCGTTCGATTCGGTACACGGGCGTGTGAATCGGGCCGCGATGCTCGCCACGATCGAGCAGGCGGTGAACGCCGGTCAGCGAGCGGCGGCGGACAAGGCAGCGGGACAGGCGCAGTTGTTCGGTTTCGGCGGCGGCGAGGCCGCGAGCGCGCCCGAGACGGTCAAAGAGCCGCCGCTTGCCCGTGTCGCACCCTGGACCGAGGCCGAGACGCTGAAGCAGGAGAAGGAGAAGCTGGGGTTTTATGTGTCGAGCCACCCGCTCCAGCAGTGGAGCGACTGGGTCAACACTTTCGCGACCGCGAAGCTCGCCGATCTCACGTCGCGACGCCAGGATGAGCGTGTTGTCGTCGGTGCGATCGCCCAGTCCACGCGCACGCTGATCGTCAAGAGCGGACGCTCGGCCGGCCAGAAGATGGCGATTGTGACGATCGAGGATCTGGGCGGCACCGCCGAGGCCGTGGTCTTCACCGACGCCTACCTCAAGTATGGGCACCTCTTGGCGAGCGACGCGCCGCTCTTCGTGCTCGGGCGGATCGATCTGTCGCGGGGCGATCCCCAGATCATCGTCGATCGTCTCGCGCCCATCGACGGCGTGCCGCTCGACAGGGGCAAGCTGCGGGTCACGCTCCGCGAGTCATACTTGAACGGCTCGGGCGAGCGTGCCGCGGAACGCGCGTCGATCGCGCTCACGTCGCGCCAGGCCGAACGGGGTTCGCCCGCCTCCGTCCCCTTCGAGGTCGTCGTGGAGACTAGTGATGCACTCGTCACCCTCACGCCGAAGGGCCCTTCGATCGTTCGGCTCGACCCCGGCCTCGTCCGCGACGTGACCACCTCGCTCGGCGAGGGTTCGGTGCGGCTCCTCGGCGGCATGACCATCGACCCGACCGAGGAGAAACCCCGGTGGAAGTCGCGGCAACGGGAAGAGGCGGAAGTGTAA
- a CDS encoding Fic family protein produces the protein MEPSRFGPNSPGTLVPAAMMERRGEGVATAVAGFAFLVRPLPPPLDWERFVGRLWPALQDVERAVARLERDAAGFANPHLLLSPIWRREARLSSQIEDTIATPEEIALEQSGLRADRDDPRDVANYIVALEYGMRSELPLCARLLKEMHAKLMASADPRVRVGEFRSVQAYIGSAGMGFARARFVPAPPGQPLEDAMHDLERFMNGQHDGPRLPDLVSIALAHYQFEAIHPFHDGNGRLGRLLIGLSLVRAGVLSQPWMYVSEYFASHRQEYYDHLLAVSERGAWEEWIGFVLHALHEQAISTRVRIGLLMEVRARLIALVQQPRDSVLLRNLIEALFDHPILTITRVEQLCRVSRGGARNLVDKLVDRGIVEPYDAPGREHRFICWDVMRATDEG, from the coding sequence ATGGAACCGTCACGCTTTGGCCCAAACTCTCCCGGAACGCTCGTCCCCGCTGCCATGATGGAAAGGCGGGGCGAGGGTGTTGCCACGGCCGTCGCGGGGTTCGCGTTCCTTGTCCGACCCCTTCCTCCACCCCTTGACTGGGAGAGGTTCGTTGGTCGGCTCTGGCCCGCCTTACAAGATGTCGAACGAGCGGTGGCGCGTCTTGAGCGGGACGCCGCGGGCTTTGCGAATCCGCACCTCCTGCTCTCACCGATCTGGCGTCGCGAGGCGCGGCTGTCGTCGCAGATCGAGGACACGATCGCCACGCCGGAAGAGATCGCGTTGGAGCAGTCCGGTCTCCGTGCGGATCGTGATGATCCGCGCGACGTTGCGAACTACATCGTGGCGCTGGAGTACGGCATGCGCTCTGAACTGCCACTTTGTGCGCGCCTGCTCAAGGAGATGCACGCCAAGCTGATGGCGTCCGCCGATCCACGCGTACGTGTCGGCGAGTTCCGCTCGGTGCAGGCCTACATCGGCAGCGCGGGGATGGGCTTTGCTCGCGCCCGCTTCGTCCCCGCCCCACCTGGACAGCCGCTCGAGGACGCGATGCACGATCTCGAGCGATTCATGAACGGGCAGCACGACGGCCCGCGGCTCCCTGATCTCGTGTCGATCGCGCTGGCTCACTATCAGTTCGAGGCCATCCATCCGTTCCACGACGGCAACGGGCGCCTGGGCCGATTGTTGATCGGTCTCTCGCTTGTCCGCGCAGGCGTTCTCTCCCAGCCGTGGATGTATGTCAGCGAGTACTTCGCCTCACACCGGCAGGAGTACTACGACCATCTTCTCGCAGTGAGCGAGCGCGGAGCGTGGGAAGAGTGGATCGGCTTCGTGCTGCACGCACTGCACGAGCAGGCGATCTCCACCCGCGTCCGCATAGGGCTGCTGATGGAGGTCCGCGCTCGCCTGATCGCTTTGGTGCAGCAGCCGCGCGACAGCGTCCTGCTACGGAACCTGATCGAGGCGCTCTTCGACCATCCGATCCTCACTATCACGCGCGTCGAGCAGTTGTGCCGCGTTTCGAGGGGCGGCGCACGCAATCTCGTCGACAAACTCGTGGATCGAGGCATCGTCGAGCCATATGACGCGCCGGGGCGCGAACATCGCTTCATCTGCTGGGACGTCATGCGAGCCACGGACGAGGGGTGA
- a CDS encoding DEAD/DEAH box helicase produces MPFAQLGLSQPILRALAKEGYETPTPIQAQCIPHVLEGKDVLGCAQTGTGKTAAFALPIIQRLMDMPIDRSRRGPAKARALILSPTRELALQIRDSFSVYGSESGLRSTVIFGGVSQLRQVQALRDGVDIIIATPGRLIDLMDQRKAHLDEVKILVLDEADRMLDMGFIQPIRLIASKTPPDRQTLFFSATMPPEIRKLADSLLKDPVSVAVNPVASAAPKIEQSLYHVDRAQKQALLTLLLGDRAMSRVVVFTKTKHGAEKVGRKLQFAGVRAETIHGNKAQNARKKALDLFRAGKARVLVATDVAARGLDVDGISHVINFDLPMEPEAYVHRIGRTGRAGATGVAISFCDREEKGLLKGIERLIKNRIATTVLPSVEGVQQELRVSDAREYAAREQDGFNPNGPGERTFESKPRGERSFQPRDARSGARPGPRSAHGAPSHGTSHKSRDRFAERTNRDRNDGPFDGSSKGGPRAPGKATAHTYNTSNVTHTVSYDPPASDAGDAFSSTPARRHTTPASGHAPRHNAGTPTHTSRPAKPGPGHSKPPHKGAYKGGPTGGKPGSRSVGAGAPSGGQRGERAGGYGSGQGGTQGGNGGGYGGPRKSGPNAGGQSRAFNTQGGGGRGGNSRGGKPNGPRRSA; encoded by the coding sequence ATGCCATTCGCACAACTCGGTCTCTCCCAGCCCATCCTGCGCGCGCTTGCGAAGGAGGGGTACGAAACCCCTACACCCATCCAGGCCCAGTGCATCCCCCACGTTCTCGAAGGAAAGGACGTGCTCGGGTGCGCCCAGACCGGCACCGGCAAAACCGCCGCGTTCGCCCTCCCCATCATCCAGCGCCTGATGGACATGCCCATCGACAGGTCGCGGCGCGGCCCGGCCAAGGCCCGCGCGCTGATCCTCTCACCCACGCGTGAGCTCGCCCTCCAGATCCGCGACTCGTTCAGTGTCTACGGATCGGAGTCGGGCCTGCGTTCGACCGTGATCTTCGGCGGCGTCTCGCAGCTCCGCCAGGTGCAGGCCCTGCGCGACGGCGTTGACATCATCATCGCCACGCCCGGTCGCCTCATCGATCTCATGGACCAGCGCAAGGCCCACCTCGACGAGGTGAAGATCCTCGTGCTGGACGAGGCCGACCGCATGCTCGACATGGGCTTCATCCAGCCCATCCGCCTGATCGCGTCCAAGACGCCGCCTGATCGCCAGACGCTCTTCTTCTCGGCAACCATGCCGCCCGAGATCCGCAAGCTCGCCGACTCGCTGCTGAAGGATCCGGTGAGCGTCGCGGTGAACCCGGTCGCTTCCGCGGCCCCGAAGATCGAGCAGTCGCTGTATCACGTCGATCGCGCCCAGAAGCAGGCGCTGCTGACGCTGCTGCTCGGCGATCGCGCCATGTCGCGCGTCGTCGTCTTCACCAAGACCAAGCACGGCGCAGAGAAGGTCGGCCGGAAGCTCCAGTTCGCCGGCGTCCGCGCCGAGACCATCCACGGCAACAAAGCCCAGAACGCGCGCAAGAAGGCCCTCGATCTCTTCAGGGCAGGCAAGGCCCGTGTCCTTGTCGCGACCGACGTGGCGGCACGCGGCCTCGACGTGGACGGCATCTCGCACGTCATCAACTTCGATCTCCCCATGGAGCCCGAGGCCTACGTCCATCGCATCGGACGCACCGGGCGGGCCGGCGCGACGGGCGTTGCCATCTCCTTCTGCGATAGAGAAGAGAAAGGGCTGCTCAAGGGGATCGAGCGCCTGATCAAGAATCGCATTGCCACCACCGTGCTCCCGTCGGTCGAGGGCGTCCAGCAGGAACTGCGGGTCTCCGACGCACGCGAGTACGCCGCACGCGAGCAGGACGGCTTCAATCCCAACGGCCCCGGCGAGCGGACGTTCGAGTCCAAGCCCAGGGGCGAGCGCTCGTTCCAGCCCCGCGATGCACGCTCCGGCGCGCGTCCCGGGCCGCGTTCGGCACACGGCGCGCCGAGCCACGGAACCTCGCACAAGAGCCGCGACCGCTTCGCCGAGCGCACGAATCGTGATCGCAACGATGGGCCGTTCGACGGGTCTTCAAAGGGCGGCCCCCGCGCCCCCGGCAAGGCCACAGCGCACACCTACAACACAAGCAACGTGACGCACACCGTCTCGTACGACCCACCCGCGTCCGATGCGGGCGACGCGTTCAGTTCGACACCCGCCAGGCGTCACACGACGCCCGCGAGTGGTCACGCGCCGCGTCACAACGCGGGCACGCCCACGCACACGAGCCGCCCTGCAAAGCCGGGCCCGGGCCACTCCAAGCCGCCCCACAAGGGCGCGTACAAGGGCGGACCGACGGGCGGCAAGCCCGGATCTCGAAGCGTCGGTGCCGGCGCTCCGTCCGGCGGCCAGCGCGGCGAGCGCGCCGGCGGCTATGGCAGCGGACAGGGCGGCACTCAGGGCGGCAACGGTGGCGGGTACGGCGGCCCTCGCAAGAGCGGACCGAATGCCGGCGGCCAGAGTCGTGCATTCAACACCCAGGGTGGCGGCGGACGAGGCGGCAACAGCCGCGGCGGCAAGCCGAACGGCCCCCGCCGCTCGGCGTGA
- a CDS encoding ATP-dependent Clp protease adaptor ClpS, whose protein sequence is MNDHEQSVPGFEAETRVAVLPAPSSPRLDRPKLWNVILLDDDDHSYEYVVRMLMELFGKPFEAAFQMAKEVDTTGRVICTTVHKELAELKQEQIHAYGKDSLIASCAGAMSATIEPVR, encoded by the coding sequence ATGAACGACCACGAGCAGAGCGTGCCCGGATTCGAGGCGGAGACCCGTGTCGCGGTGCTCCCCGCCCCCTCCTCCCCTCGCCTTGACCGGCCGAAACTCTGGAACGTCATCCTCCTCGACGACGACGACCACTCGTACGAGTACGTGGTCCGCATGCTGATGGAGCTGTTCGGCAAGCCGTTCGAGGCCGCATTCCAGATGGCCAAAGAAGTCGATACCACCGGGCGTGTGATCTGCACGACCGTCCACAAAGAGCTCGCCGAACTGAAGCAGGAACAGATCCACGCCTACGGCAAGGACTCCCTGATCGCCTCCTGCGCGGGCGCGATGTCCGCAACAATCGAACCCGTCCGCTGA